CGCGACATCTTGTCGATATCCACGTCGAGCTCGCTCAGGAGCTGGTCGGCACGGTCCGGGTGGTTGCAGATCAGCACCATGTCGCAGCCGGCGGTCAGCGCGGCACGCGCGGCCTCGGTGACGTTGCCGGCGACGCTGGCACCTTCCATGCTCAGGTCGTCGCTGAAGATCACACCCTCGAAGCCCAGTTGTGCGCGCAGCACGTCCTGCAGCCAGTAGCGCGAGAAGCCCGCCGGGCTGGGATCGACCTTGGGGTAGATCACGTGCGCCGGCATCACCGACGCCAGCGACAGGCCCAGCCATTCATACGGGCGCGCGTCCTGGCCGAGGATCTCGTCCAGCGTGCGCTCGTCGACCGGGATCGCCACGTGCGAATCCGCCTCGACGTAGCCGTGGCCGGGAAAGTGCTTGCCGCAGTTGCTCATGCCGGCCAGCAGCAGGCCGTGGTTCAGGTGGCCGGCCAGCATCGACACCACGCGCGGATCGGCGTGGAAGGCGCGATCGCCGATCACGGCGCTGCGGCCGTAGTCGAGGTCCAGCACCGGGGTGAAGCTCAGGTCGATATCGCAGGCGCGCAGCTCGGCGGCCAGCACATAGCCACAGGCAACCGCCGCCTTGGTCGCGGCCAGCACGTCGCGTTCCCACAGCTCGCCCAGGCGGTGCATCGCCGGCAGGTGGGTGAAGCCATCGGTCTTGCAGCGCTGCACGCGACCGCCTTCATGGTCGATGCAGATCAGCACGTCGTCGCGCACCGCGCGGATGGCACGCGTCAGCGCCTCCAGCTGCGCGCGCGACTCGAAATTGCGCGCGAACAGGATCACGCCGCCGGTGAGCGGATGCGCGATGCGGCGCGCGTCTTCCGC
The window above is part of the Cupriavidus taiwanensis LMG 19424 genome. Proteins encoded here:
- the nagZ gene encoding beta-N-acetylhexosaminidase, with protein sequence MSKKNSGKRPGPVVLDVVGKQLDAEDARRIAHPLTGGVILFARNFESRAQLEALTRAIRAVRDDVLICIDHEGGRVQRCKTDGFTHLPAMHRLGELWERDVLAATKAAVACGYVLAAELRACDIDLSFTPVLDLDYGRSAVIGDRAFHADPRVVSMLAGHLNHGLLLAGMSNCGKHFPGHGYVEADSHVAIPVDERTLDEILGQDARPYEWLGLSLASVMPAHVIYPKVDPSPAGFSRYWLQDVLRAQLGFEGVIFSDDLSMEGASVAGNVTEAARAALTAGCDMVLICNHPDRADQLLSELDVDIDKMSRRRIRKLFARRKPLDWNKLHQQGEYRAALRTLQEHDLIA